The genomic segment GCCAAAAAGCTTCAGGTTTGATTTCACTCATTTTAAGGCTTTGACTGAGGATGAGCTAGAAAAAATAGAATATAAGGTCAATCAGAAAATCTGGGAGAATCTGGAGGTCAAAACATTTATCACAACTCTGGATGAGGCAAAAAAGCTTGGAGCAATGGCTTTGTTCGGGGAAAAATATGAGGATACAGTCAGGGTTGTAAAGGTAGATGAATATTCTATGGAGCTCTGCGGTGGGACTCATGTTAAAGCTACGGGTGAAATTGGTTTGTTCAGGATAATCTCAGAACAAAGTATTGCTGCCGGGATGAGGAGGATTGAAGCAGTAACCGGGAAGAGTGCCTATGAATTGGTTAAAGAGGAAGAGAAAACTTTGGAGGGACTCTCTAATATTCTAAAAGTGAAAAGAGAAGAATTAGGCAAAAAAGTGGCTGAGCTTTTGGAGAACAGCAGAGAAATGGAAAAGAGAGTAAAGCATGCTGAAGCAGGGAGTGCCAAAGACAAGATCAAGGAACTGTATAGGAATGGTTTTGACCTGGATGGGGTAAAGATAATCTCTTATCGGGATGATAGCGGAAATAGGGAAAATTTACTGAGTTTAGCAGATGCTCTGCGGGAAAGTCTGAAATCCTCAGTCGGAGTGTTCGCTACAGTCTCGGATGATAAGCTTTCTTTTGTTGCCTCGGTGACGGACGATTTGATAAAGAGAGGAATAAAAGCCGGTGACATAGTAAAGGAAGTGGCAAAACTGACTGGCGGAAGCGGTGGAGGGAAACCGCATTTAGCTCAAGCCGGTGGAAAGGATATAACCAAGTTAGATTTTGCTTTATCAAAGGTGCCGGAGATAATTAAAAAGATGTTGGAATGAGGAGTTTTGGAGTGCATTGACCGTGTCAATGCTTAAGTGCTGGTTGTTGGTCTCCAGACCAACAACCCCTCTTCGTCCCGCCTAAGCGGGACGAAAAGCAAAGGTAAAGCTGAAGTCTCAAGACCCTTGACGGCTTTACACTCCAGTCTCTGAATATGAGGGGAATTTGACAGTTTATCAAAGGTTATTAGGGGTCATAAAAAAGAAAAAGGCGGGTTTTTTAGTTTTGTTGGACCCGGACAGATTAAGCCCAAGAGAGATTTCCGATTTAGCCTTAAGAGCAGAAAAAGGTGGGGCGGATGGGATCTTGGTTGGGTCGAGTCTGCTTTTTTCAACTCATTTTGATGAGGCTATTAAAAAGATAAAGGGAAAAGTCAAGCTGCCGGTGATAATCTTTCCGGGGAATGCCAACCAGGTCTCAAAGTATGCGGATGCGGTATTGTTCTTATCCTTGATCTCTGGCCGGAACCCGAATCTCTTGATCGGTGAACAGGTGAAAGCCGCACCGGTGATAAAAGAGTTCGGCTTAGAGCCGATTCCTACAGGATATATGCTGATCGAATCCGGGAAGATGACCTCGGTCCAGTTTATGTCCGACACCCTGCCTATGCCTCCGAACAAACCGGATATCGCCTGTGCGCACGCTTTAGCAGCTGAATATTTAGGGATGAAATTAGTCTTTATGGATGCAGGCTCCGGTGCGGATAAATCTGTGCCTGATTTTCTGATTAAAGAGGTTAAAAAATTTATCACCGTTCCCTTAATAATCGGTGGAGGGATAAGGGACCCGGAAATCGCCAAAGAAAAAGTAAAAGCTGGAGCGAATCTTGTGGTGATAGGAAATACATTAGAAGAAAAAGGGGATGAAAGAGTTTTGAAAGAATTTAGCAAGGCGATACACCAAATGTGAGGAAATTAGGTGAGTTATCCTGAACAACTGTGAAAATCAAACTTTTCAAGAGATAAATGCAATTGAAAGGAGACAATTGAATATGAGGAAGCAGAATATATCTTTACTGATTTCTTTTGTGGCAACTGTAATTGTATTGTTGTTCATGATAATATCGTTATCAGCCTGTTGGTTAAAGGGAGGGACCTTTGTAATTCTCTCACTTACTCTTTTAGCTGTCATTTGGTATACTTACTTCACCTACCAGCTCGCAGTAAAAAAAGAACAGCCCGTAGTAGTGGCGGGAATTCATTATATACCAGAAGCTAAGGATGTTCGCATTGGTGTGGAGAATCCCACTAATCGCTACGCAGGAACTCGTGTATGGGTTCAGACGCAAGTATACGGACAAAATACGGATTTAGGCCCAGACTATTCGGGTCAAACCATATGGCATTTGACACCTCAATTTTCGATTGAAGGTCATTTTCCGCTAGAAAAACCATTACTCCAAATAGGCAAAAACTTCAATACAATGGTTAATGAAGCAAATGATGAGAATGCGAATCGTCAATTACGACTATCTCTCAAGGTTGAGTGGAAAGACGAAGAGGGAAATATCGGTAAATATCCTGAGCATTTCTGGTACTTTGATTTTAGAGGGAATGGTTTTGTTTACCAAGTGGGAGGTTTTAGAAGTTAATAATAAGCGCTTGTGTATTGTTACTCTGTGCCCTAAATAACGGTTTGACAACTCAAGCCCTTCAACTAAAATTATTAGAAATGAGAA from the Candidatus Zixiibacteriota bacterium genome contains:
- a CDS encoding geranylgeranylglyceryl/heptaprenylglyceryl phosphate synthase, whose protein sequence is MTVYQRLLGVIKKKKAGFLVLLDPDRLSPREISDLALRAEKGGADGILVGSSLLFSTHFDEAIKKIKGKVKLPVIIFPGNANQVSKYADAVLFLSLISGRNPNLLIGEQVKAAPVIKEFGLEPIPTGYMLIESGKMTSVQFMSDTLPMPPNKPDIACAHALAAEYLGMKLVFMDAGSGADKSVPDFLIKEVKKFITVPLIIGGGIRDPEIAKEKVKAGANLVVIGNTLEEKGDERVLKEFSKAIHQM